The genomic DNA GTTGCTTTTTAAATACATAAGGTAAAttgacatttttaatttctttactgAACCAagtttttttggcaaatttaaaTGATGTATGTGTTCCGTGAGCTGCTACAAAATGAGTTTTctctatatttataataattaatggTGTATTCGATTTTACGTTTTCAGGGATGTATTTTACAATTGACATTAATTCTCCAGTAAATCTATGAATTACTATTAtcacaataattaaatttaatgctttacTCAGTACATAAAATGACCCATCATTACCCCATTTTCCCTTTTTAGCAATCATTTTTGGAAATTCGATAATTTTTGGTGTTGGAATGAAATTATCGTATTCATCTTTAATTTCTATTGCTCCTCTAAATACTAGTGGTCCATAAAGatcagaattttttaaaatttcatcaataagaaataattttatgtaggAAAATTTGTCTTGATTATTTTCAATGAGATCAGCAAGAGCACGATATAAGCAATCACCTTGTCCTTTATTGTCTGTgatgttataatttttatttaataaattgtttattttaatattgtgttttGGTAAAGATGAggtgtttaatttatatttttttgtactatttatatttgttttaataacattGGAATCGAAAGAAGATATTTTCTTGATAATTGGtactattatatttatattttgatcccataattttttcattgcgTTGATACTTGTGCACTGGGTAATTCCGTATAATATAGCTTCAATatctaattttatatttctattcaTTTGGATcgttaatattttgtttgaggttttattaagatttttgaCTTCTGCATTTTTGGTATTACGTAAGTTTTCAACTGAAGTATTATCTTCGAATCTTTCTTTAAGTTTCAAATTATCAACACTTATcttgaattctttgtttttattttcttgatgtgaattttcatcaaaacttatatttttaaaaagttgatGGATATTTCGTTCATCGAAAGAATCACTATCTTCCGAAATATCATAATTAAATGAGACACTTTTTTTAAGAGATTCTGTGATTTCATCTATTTCACtaattatatttctatgtatttcatgatttttttgattttgaattttgttattttggttAATTGATTGATTAATTTCATGATTCAGATATCCATTATCTGGAAATCTTAACAATTCTTTTTCATTGAACATATGACATATATGTCTTCTCATACAAACTACATCTtatgtttttttcaaaatattaatatctgGATCTTGGCCGAAGCTAAGTAAAGTTGCAAAATATATCGCAAATGCTCCACATGCTGTGTTATCTGGTTGTTTTTGAACTAaatgatattgatattttttattgaaaggataaattgtatttaaatatttgagttGATCATCACTCaagcattttaaattcaaactGTCGTAAACATGAATTACTCCTTTACCGTCGTATTTAGTACAAATCCAATGTCCAACCGCTTCTTCCAGACTATTATCACATTTTGGTGGTGGATCAAATAGAATTTGAATATTAGCTTTATCGTTAGGATTTGGTGTTAAATCATCtaaaaactctttaaagtaaaatataacattttgagcattattatatatattgcgtTTTCTTATGTGTATATTCACTAAGTCAAGGAATAAATTGATATCGTCATCTTCTAAACACCTTCTTGAATTATTGATATGTTTATATGAGtctgttgtttttattgatgGATCGTCATAGTCTTTATCTAATTTTGTATGGTAGATTGTTGGATCAAAGTcgatagtttttttaatttcatcacTAATTTTCTTTGGATAATTATTAttaccattattattattattattatcattattattatcattattattattattattattattggaatTGTTATGTTTGatgtatttagttttattttctatatttaaagAATTGTTGCTGTTACTACTCTGGTATCCATCTTCTggaaatcttaacaattttttttgatttaacataTAACAAACATGATTTCTCATACGAATGACatcataagttttttttaaaatgttaatatcTGGATCTCGACCAAAGCTAAGTAAAGTTGCGAAGTATATCGCAAATACTCCACATGATGTTCCATCAGGTTGTTGTTGTACTCAATGAAAGTGATATTCTTTGTTAAAAGgataaatttgatttaaataattaatctgATCATTATTCAagcgttttaaatttaaactatcGTATATATGAATAACTTCTCTACCGTCGTATTTAGTACAAATCCAATGTCCAACCGCTTCTTCCAGACTATTATCACATTTTGGTGGTGGATCAAATAGAATTTGAATATTAGCTTTATCGTTAGGATTTGGTGTTAAATCATCtaaaaactctttaaagtaaaatataacattttgagcattattatatatattgcgtTTTCTTATGTGTATATTCACTAAGTCAAGGAATAAATTGATATCGTCATCTTCTAAACACCTTCTTGAATTATTGATATGTTTATATGAGtctgttgtttttattgatgGATCGTCATAGTCTTTATCTAATTTTGTATGGTAGATTGTTGGATCAAAGTcgatagtttttttaatttcatcacTAATTTTCTTTGGATAATTATTAttaccattattattattattattatcattattattatcattattattattattattattattggaatTGTTATGTTTGatgtatttagttttattgtcTATATTTAAAGAATTGTTGCTGTTACTACTCTGGTATCCATCTTCTggaaatcttaacaattttttttgatttaacataTAACAAACATGATTTCTCATACGAATGACatcataagttttttttaaaatgttaatatcTGGATCTCGACCAAAGCTAAGTAAAGTTGCGAAGTATATCGCAAATACTCCACATGATGTTCCATCAGGTTGTTGTTGTACTAAATGAAAGTGATATTCTTTGTTAAAAGgataaatttgatttaaataattaatctgATCATTATTCAagcgttttaaatttaaactatcGTATATATGAATAACTTCTCTACCGTCGTATTTAGTACAAATCCAATGTCCAACCGCTTCTTCCAGACTATTATCACATTTTGGTGGTGGATCAAATAGAATTTGAATATTAGCTTTATCGTTAGGATTTGGTGTTAAATCATCtaaaaactctttaaagtaaaatataacattttgagcatttttatatatattgcgTTTTCTTATGTGTATATTCATTAAGTCAAGGAATAAATTGATATCGTCATCTTCTAAACACCTTTTTGAATTATTGATATGTTTATATGAGTCTGTTGATGGATGGTCATAGTCTTTATCTGATATTGTATGGTAGATTGTTGAATTATCGTTAacactttcttttattttatcactAAATTTATCTTGATTATTACTGTCACTTAAATTATTGCTATCTAATTTTTGTGTAGAGttacttgtaaatttttttattacaacaaaaataggtTTATGATAACTGAATACACTTTCATACACTCCACATCTTAAATTTTCGACATTAGAAAAAATAACATCTATTTGTGTATTCAAATTTGTAGTTATAGAATCGTTTGGTAGTTTAGTTTCCAATTGATAATTTTTCAAgaagttaattaaataattatttatatatttttcatccgTATAgtgtatattataattaaaatcacCTAGGAAAATAATTTGATTGCTTACAGGTACTTGTTTGATAATTTTATCACAGATTGTTTGAAACATGCTACGTGTAGCTAATGGTGATTTGTATCcgcttattatataataattttcaaattttaacagaaataatTCTATATGACTTTTTTCATTATGTGTAAATTCTGATGTTTCATACGTAATATCAATATTAGATTTCACGTAACAGATTAACCCTCGACTATTGTGTTTACAATCTGATCTGTATAATATTCTGTAAATGTCGCGATCTAAGTAATCAGTATTTTTTGAGAGTGTTTCACTAAATAGCAATAAGTCACCTTTATTGTACCATTCATcggttattattaatttttcattcttttttaACGAATTTAcgttttgataaattattttgaaggcattttcatttttcaagtTATTAAACGATAGTTCTAATTGTCTGTTAGATTTCATAAACTGTAATTCATTGAAAGTATCAGATTTCGTTTTTGTATTGGTGTTTAATGGTTGAAAGTcgccaataataaataaaccatTTATACTTTTAACTCGACTTAATGCTACGTACATCATTTGATTTGACATTCGTTCTTTCATGCCTGGTGTTGAACTAAAGGTTACACATATTTGTTCACAACTTTGACCTTGTGATTTGTGTATAGTCATTGCTTCGGCTTCTACTACGGGAAATTGTTCACGTACCACTTTATATTctaaatttgaagaaatattcATTGTAGCAGATTTTTTCTTGATAGGTGTTAGTTTTGGATCAATATCATGATTTTTCATATATTCTGAATATGATGTTTTAGCTTTACTTCCAACTTTATATGGAAGAAATTCTATCCACAATATTTCTGGttcttttgtattttcattaaaagttattaattttaaagtccCACAGGCACCATTAACAAAACCATCTTCAATATCAATATTCAGAGTAaccatatatttaatttgttctTTTAATTTGATATCGTATGGCAATCCATATGTATCTGATagttttttattctttaatgCATCCAATGTTTTTTTTCGTGTTATATCACTTACTTTACTTAATAAAATGTCTTTAGcatatgttattgttgttgttccagGAGTTTCAGAAATTTTCATATCATTATATTGATTTACTTTTTCGTTTGTAGCAAATAATCTGATTGCTGTTTGTGGTACatcattgaaatttttaacttcacgagatttaataagtttaatatctTCGTCTGTCATTTTTCCAACAGCTAGATTATTCAaagcttttataaaatatgcttCTCCCTTTTGTCGCATGATTTGAGTTAACTCATAAATACGGAATCCATCCCATAATGGATTACGATCAAATAAATCTTTATATTCATGATTATTAGGTAATTGGAAAACGAAACGATCTCTTACAGGGGGTAATTGCATAAAATCTCCAACTACAATAATTGATATATTACCAAATGGTTTATTGATACCGGTTATTTGTCTGAGTCTTACATCAATTAAGTTAAATGTTCTTGATCCAATCATTGAAACTTCAtccattattattaatttcacaGACATCAATTTTGATCGAATTTGATTTGCTATATCACTTGATAATTCAGGCATTTGACCACCATATTGATTAAGTGGTAATGAAAATGCTGTATGTAATGTCATACCATTAATTAAATAGGCTGCTTTTCCAGATGCAGCTGTTAATACTACAATCATTTTATCTAAGTCAGCACCTGGTTCGTTATCAAAATGATTTGTTATTAATTGATATAATAGGCTAATCAAGTAACTTTTTCCGACTCCAGCTGATCCACTCAAATATACATAAAGTGGTAAAAGACCACGTTTGTAACAATTTAATACATGCATTGCAAATTCTCTGTgttcattatttaaattttcaaacatttcgaATATCTTTTCTGGTGCAATTCTAGTTGGGCATGTATAATTATTGAtttgtttttcactttttttattttctttggtgTTCTGACCTCCTTGTTCAAAAATATCAACTGGATGTTCAATATTTGTTAAATCATCATCGTCATctgttaacttttctttttctAAGAAATCATTGCATACTTGTTGATATGCATTATCTAATTTTTCATCACTCATAATTGCAAATGGTTTTCGATTTATTTCAATGATCGAttgatttttgttgtaaatgctTGCATGATCAATATTTTCTACTTCATCTTTTTCATTTCTCCATGgcatgaataataaaatttgttctcGATAATAATTATCTGGATCTTGATGTAATTTATATCTCCGGTATCTTATAATAGCTGTTTGTTGTCTACTTCTGTAACTGTCTTTATTTGTGTTATCAATATTATCATTATCATCGTCGTTACTTAGTTGATCAtcgattttatttgaattttgatttttctttgTATAATTTGTAGCATAATCTGCTAAACAAATTTCATCATATTGTTTTTCGCAAGtactgtattttttaaatatatcatcAGCAAAAATTTCAGTGCAATCTGGCGATGATTCTAATAGTTTTTTTAGAGCAGCAGTTGCTTTTAACATTCTAACTCGTTCATCAATAGggtttgtatttatgtaaatacattttctactttttttacATAGATAAAGTGATAATACATGATATGCTGCTTCTTGGGCTGACATTAAATTACAATTCAAGAAtttattagtaattttttgtaatttttctcttGGATTTAAGAATCCGTTTGAACAATCTTCTGCAGCTTCTCGGAGAATTTTCGCTAGACCACCAAATGGTTTAGATATGTAATTTGTTACATACGACATTAAAGAATATTCATCAAGAATATATTGCAAATCGATATTTGCTTCCCATAAATGCAAAATATCTTTATTGTAAGCGTTAATACCCACTTCTAAGCTTGATCGTTTTAAAAATACTTGAGGTCTACTGAGCGTACTTCGTATAGCTAATAAGTATTCTGACTCAGTCATCTCTAgttcatttaatatttcttcataTAACTGTAATATGGTTCGTTTACTGTAGAAAAGATTCATCAGTTTATTTATGCTTTCGTATGATTTAGGTGCTTTTTCTTGATCATCAAGTGGGTCtaaaattatagttttcttCATTACTGGATATGGTATACTGAATCGGCATTTTTTGGTTTTACCTTTataacatgtatgtgtgtgcctgtgACGTTGTAAATTTACATATGGATCATTTTCATTGTACTCGCATGTAATAAATCTatctattaaattaattatttctttttttacattatcattattattttcataagcaGGCATTGATTCATTTAACCATAAAAGAATGTGGGCATGTGGACTTCCACgtaattgaaattcaattctGATAAAATAATCCTCTACAGTTAATTCGTAAAATAAACTGTTTTGTTCTGTTaataactttataaatttatctaATTTGTGATTGAAATAATTAGCACACATTACAGGAtcatttctaattaaattacttttttcattatattctaGTTCATATGCTTCTCTAAGTGATATTGTTTTATCTTTTTCGCTAAACTTCATTAAACATTGAAGTAGTTCAGGCCATTGAGATTCACCTGCTGTTGGTGTAAGGAAAAATGTTGGTTTTCCTAGTTGTCGTATCATTGCACATAATTCATTTTTACGACTTTCCCAATATGGTGGAGAAGATCTTAttgatttcaataatttataaccatagtcaattttaattaaatcgtCAAGATATGTATTATTCATAATATCACTGACGtttaaattattagtttttttgttttccttaaacatatatttatatttgataagCAAGTTAACTCTAATTTCTTTTTAGCCATAAATAATATTCGTGCTGGTATACATGAACCGCGGTCATGACGCATGGCCTCTGACTTTGCTCTAACagcataaaataca from Bactrocera oleae isolate idBacOlea1 chromosome 3, idBacOlea1, whole genome shotgun sequence includes the following:
- the LOC138856102 gene encoding uncharacterized protein, with protein sequence MLKATAALKKLLESSPDCTEIFADDIFKKYSTCEKQYDEICLADYATNYTKKNQNSNKIDDQLSNDDDNDNIDNTNKDSYRSRQQTAIIRYRRYKLHQDPDNYYREQILLFMPWRNEKDEVENIDHASIYNKNQSIIEINRKPFAIMSDEKLDNAYQQVCNDFLEKEKLTDDDDDLTNIEHPVDIFEQGGADLDKMIVVLTAASGKAAYLINGMTLHTAFSLPLNQYGGQMPELSSDIANQIRSKLMSVKLIIMDEVSMIGSRTFNLIDVRLRQITGINKPFGNISIIVVGDFMQLPPVRDRFVFQLPNNHEYKDLFDRNPLWDGFRIYELTQIMRQKGEAYFIKALNNLAVGKMTDEDIKLIKSREVKNFNDVPQTAIRLFATNEKVNQYNDMKISETPGTTTITYAKDILLSKVSDITRKKTLDALKNKKLSDTYGLPYDIKLKEQIKYMVTLNIDIEDGFVNGACGTLKLITFNENTKEPEILWIEFLPYKVGSKAKTSYSEYMKNHDIDPKLTPIKKKSATMNISSNLEYKVVREQFPVVEAEAMTIHKSQGQSCEQICVTFSSTPGMKERMSNQMMYVALSRVKSINGLFIIGDFQPLNTNTKTKSDTFNELQFMKSNRQLELSFNNLKNENAFKIIYQNVNSLKKNEKLIITDEWYNKDSNNLSDSNNQDKFSDKIKESVNDNSTIYHTISDKDYDHPSTDSYKHINNSKRCLEDDDINLFLDLMNIHIRKRNIYKNAQNVIFYFKEFLDDLTPNPNDKANIQILFDPPPKCDNSLEEAVGHWICTKYDGREVIHIYDSLNLKRLNNDQINYLNQIYPFNKEYHFHLVQQQPDGTSCGVFAIYFATLLSFGRDPDINILKKTYDVIRMRNHVCYMLNQKKLLRFPEDGYQSSNSNNSLNIDNKTKYIKHNNSNNNNNNNNDNNNDNNNNNNGNNNYPKKISDEIKKTIDFDPTIYHTKLDKDYDDPSIKTTDSYKHINNSRRCLEDDDINLFLDLVNIHIRKRNIYNNAQNVIFYFKEFLDDLTPNPNDKANIQILFDPPPKCDNSLEEAVGHWICTKYDEFLDDLTPNPNDKANIQILFDPPPKCDNSLEEAVGHWICTKYDGKGQRRFRLILLADYELLEEEKLSLL